The Ciona intestinalis unplaced genomic scaffold, KH HT001229.1, whole genome shotgun sequence genome includes a window with the following:
- the LOC113475729 gene encoding ankyrin repeat and LEM domain-containing protein 2-like — MKYIQNLYSRPIMCSVPADIIQLSDEELRNKLQEAGIPLAPLTPSTRKIYHKQLANKRRSLFQDTGCATKDTPNLVNDEITCVADNGNIEADPSSPVFVVFQSNEESRDRKMEIFCDQISALKFLSKNKNGRLMKFENKQKAQEYEKLNGHLLTTQPHNDEISYEKPNSFKSLKQVELNKLLKAIESNDLNKFDELVLNNPRYLINSGDGPVLLKPNTRYNPLHIAARSNQPEMVKQIISTLSDPDFQKKMYTNISSPHENTSRLHHILDLYFNTPEKGFYETPLHMACKFGFVDKYV; from the exons atgaaatatatacagAACCTATACAGTAGGCCCATAATGTGTAGTGTACCTGCTGATATAATCCAACTGTCTGATGAGGAACTCCGTAATAAACTACAAGAGGCAGGTATACCACTTGCACCATTAACCCCTTCCACAAGGAAAATATATCATAAACAACTCGCAAACAAACGAAGATCTTTATTCCAAGACACCGGGTGTGCTACTAag GACACTCCCAACCTAGTTAATGATGAAATTACTTGTGTAGCAGATAATGGTAACATTG AAGCAGATCCATCGTCGCcagtgtttgttgttttccaATCTAATGAAGAATCACGTGACA GGAAAATGGAAATATTCTGTGACCAAATAAgtgctttaaaatttttatcgaaaaataaaaatggccGGCTTATGaagtttgaaaacaaacaaaaagctcaagaatatgaaaaattaaatgg GCACTTACTAACCACCCAACCCCACAATGATGAAATATCTTATGAAAAACCAAACAGTTTCAAATCCCTCAAACAAGTGGAACTCAACAAACTATTGAAAGCAATCGAGTCGAACgatttaaataagtttgatGAACTCGTTCTAAACAACCCGAGGTATTTGATCAACTCTGGTGATGGGCCAGTATTGCTCAAGCCAAACACAAG ATACAATCCACTTCACATTGCTGCGAGATCCAATCAACCAGAAATGGTGAAACAAATTATTTCCACACTTTCCGACCCTGACTTCCAAAAAAAGATGTACACCAACATATCCTCACCTCATGAAAATACATCAAGGCTTCATCATATATTggatttgtattttaacactCCCGAGAAAGGATTCTATGAGACTCCACTACATATGGCTTGCAAGTTTGGGTTTGTCGATAAGTATGTTTGA